Genomic segment of Truepera radiovictrix DSM 17093:
GCTAAAGAACCGGCTTAAGACCCCTCTCGGTCGCGAGGTGCGTCACGCGCCGGTCGTGCCTCTCGGCGGGGAGCTGCGCCACGACGAGCGCCTCCGGCACGACCCCGACGATCGCTACGCCGGGGCGCAGCTGCGGGAGCAGGCGGTCGTAAAAACCCTTGCCGTAGCCCAGGCGGTGGCCTTGGGGGTCGAACGCGAGCCCCGGAACGAACGCGAGGTCAATGCGCTCGGGTGGGGTGGGGGCGCTCGGCGGCGGCTGCAAAAAGCCGTAGGGGTGCCTTCGGAGCTCACCGCCCGCCCCTAGCGGGTGGACCGTGAGCGCGCCGTCGCTACCGGTTCGCGTGGCGTAAAAGGTCTTGTGCGGGGCCGCCTCGAGGAGCCCGCCCAGCTCGAGCTCGCCGCCGAAGGCGAGGTAGATGAGTACATGCTGGGCCGCCCCAAACGTGGGCCAGGCGAGCACGTGTTGGACGACCCGCTGGCTCAAGGCGGCGGTCTCCAGCTTCGCGCGCACCCCCTTGGCCCAGCGGCGGAGCCGCCCCTTTTCCCGCTGCGCGCTACTCACGTACCGACCTGCGTGCTGCGCCACGCTACCAGTGTACCGGGTCGTGCCGGACTCAAAGCCCCTCTATCGCCGGCGGGTGAGCGCGGCGCATACTGGTGCTATGGCGACAAAAACCACCACCGTCTATCACCTCGTCGACAAACGCTTTGTCGGCATCACCCCCGAAGGCCAGCGCGTCATGATCGACGGCGAGACCCACGCGCAGACCGGGATGCGGCCGATGGAGCTCCTTTTAAACGCCCTCGGCGCGTGCGCGGCTTATGACATCGTAGAGATGCTTAAAAAGCGCCGCCTCGAGGTGCGCAGCTACCACATCGAGCTCACCGGCGAGCGGCCCGACGCGACCCCCGCGCCCTACACCCGCATCCACGCCAAACACGTCTTCGACGTCCCTGGCCTCGACGAAAAGACGGCGACGCGCTTTGTCGACCTCGGGATGAACAAGTACTGCTCGGTGGCGGCGAGCCTCAACGCGGCGATCTCGTTTGAGGTGCACCTGCAGGCTGCTGAAGGGGTGCGCGCTACAACGTAGAGCGGAGCGGATTGGACCCGAACCCCGGACGCTTCACGCAGCGCTGCAGGGACCTCATCTATCGGCGACGTCCGGCAAAAGACTCCGCCACAACACCCTGAGTCGGAGACGGCGATTTGCTACGCTACACCTCATGGCCGAGCCCGACCTGAGCGACCCTAAGCTCTACTTCAACCGTGAACTCTCGTGGTTACAGTTTAACGAACGCGTCCTCGAGGAGGCCGAGGACGAGGAGAACCCGCTTTTAGAGCGCCTGAAGTTTCTGGCGATCTTTAGCACCAACCTAGACGAGTTCATCATGATCCGCTACGCCGGGCTCAAAGAGCAGGTCGCGGCGGGGATCGTCGAGCGCTCCTTTGACGGTCTGACGCCAGCGGAGCAACTGAGGGCCGTTTCAGAGGCCCTCAGGCCGCTGATCGCGCGCCACCGCAAGGTGCTGCGCCAAGACGTGCTCCCCGCTTTGGAGCAGCACGGGCTCAAGCTGCTTTCGGTCGGTGAGCTCGCGCCGAGCGATCGCGAGATGGTCGACGACTACTTCGACCGGGAGCTTTTCCCCGTGCTGACCCCCTTGGCGGTCGATTCCGGCCACCCCTTTCCGCGCCTGCCCAACCTGAGCTTTTCGCTCCTCGTCGAGCTCTTCGACCCCGATCGCGGCGAGGCCAAAACCGCTGTCGTGCAGGTGCCGAGCGTGCTGCCGCGTTTTCTGCGGCTGCCACCCCTCGATGACGGCGACCGCACCTTCCGCTTCGTCCTCTCCGAGGAGGTCATTCGCAGCAAGGTCACCGCGCTGTTTCCGGGCTATGAGGTGCGCGCGACCTACGACTTTCGGCTGACGCGTGACGCCGACTTCGAGATCGCCGAGGACGAGGCCGACGACCTTTTGCAGGTGATCGAGGACGAAGTCCGTAAGCGCCGTTGGGGGGAGGCGGTGCGGCTCGAGATCACCGCGCGTATGCCCGAGCACTGGGCCGACTTTTTGCGCACGACCCTCAAGCTCAGCGAAAACGACGTCTACCGCGTCGACAATCACCTCAACGTCGGCGACTTTATGGAGCTCACGCAGCTCGACCTCCCCGAACTGCGCTACCCGCCCTTTAACACGCGCCTGCCGACCGAGTACCGCGGCCGCTCCGACGTTTTCGCCATCGTCCGGCAGCAAGACGTCTTGATCCACCACCCCTTTCACTCGTTCGACGCCGTTTTGAACATGATCGAGCAGGCCGCCGACGACCCCGACGTGCTCGCCATCAAACAGACGCTCTACCGCGTCGGGGGGAGATCGCCGGTCGTCGCGGCGCTCGCCCGAGCGTCGGGCAACGGCAAGCTGGTCACGGCTCTGGTCGAACTCAAAGCGCGCTTCGACGAGGAGAACAACATCGTCTGGGCGCGCGAGCTCGAGCGCGCCGGGGTGCACGTCGTCTACGGCTTTGCGGGCCTTAAAACCCACTGCAAAGCGCTTCTGATCGTCCGCCGCGAGGGCTCGGAGATCCGCCGCTACGTCCACCTCGGTACGGGGAACTACAACCCCGGCACCAGCACCGTCTACACCGACTTTGCGCTGCTCTCTTGCGACCCCGAGTTGGGCGCTGACGTCTCCGAGCTTTTCAACTACCTCACCGGCTTCTCCAAACAGCGCAGCTGGCGCAAGCTGTGGGTGGCGCCGGCGACGCTGCGGGGCGAGCTCGCCGCAGCTATCGAACGCGAAGAAGCGCACGCCAGGGCGGGCGGGGAGGGGCGCATCATCGCCAAGATGAATTCGCTCGTCGACCCGCGCGTCATCCGTGCTCTCTACCGCGCATCACAAGCCGGGGTGCAGTGCGACCTCATCGTTCGTGGCATCTGCTGTCTGCGCCCCGGCGTCGAAGGCGTCAGCGAGACGATTCGCGTGCGCAGCATCGTGGGACGCTTTTTGGAGCATTCGCGCGCGTTCTACTTCGCTAACGGGGGCGACGAACGCCTCTATCTGGGTTCGGCCGATTGGATGCAGCGCAACCTCACCCGTCGGGTCGAAGCGGTCTTCCCCGTCGAGGACCCCGCGGTGAAAAAGAAGGTGATGCAGGTGCTCGACCTGTGCTTGCGCGACAACGTCAAGGCGCGCGAACTCCAACCCGACGGCACCTACGTGCGCGCCAAGCGCAAAGCTGGCCAGCGTCGGCTCGACGCGCAGGAGCGCCTGCTGGAGATTTCAGCGCGGCGCGCTGCGCTGATGGGGGGGCGTTAGGCCTGTAGGGGGCCGCGCTGAGGGGGGGGCGGGGTCGTGCCGCTCCCACCGGCACCCGCCGCGTAACCCGTGTGGAGCCCCATCAAGTACGCCAGCTTGATCATAAAGGTCAGCGTGGCGACGTCTCCGGCCTGGATGCGGTTTTCGAGGTAGGCCTCGGTCCCTTCGGGGAGCTCGATAGCCTCGATCTCCTCGGCGTGACGCTCGCGCATGCCCTGCAAAAACGATTCGATCAGCTCTTTGCTCATCTGGCCTCCTTCTCGCCCTCGTGACGTTCTGCCCTGCGCTCCTCCTCGCCAAGCTGCCGCTCGAGCCAGGCCATGATCGCCTCCGCCGTCCCCAGGTTCGTCGCTAGCGGCACCTCATGCACGTCGCAGATGCGCATCAGCGCCGAGACGTCGGGTTCGTGGGGTTGGGCCGTCAAGGGGTCGCGGAAGAAGATCACCGCGATCACCTCGTCGGCGGCGATGCGCGCCCCGACCTGCAGATCCCCCCCCTGCGGTCCGGAGAGCAGCTTTTCGACCTTTAGCTGCGCTTTACGCTCGAGGACCCCGCCCGTGGTGCTCGTCGCGATGAGCGGAAAGCGCCTCAAGACCTCCGCATGGTCTTTTGCAAAGATGGCCAGGTCGAGCTTTTTCTTGTCGTGAGCAATAAGCGCAACGCTTTTCATGGTCTATTTTACGGCGCTACGGGGGGCAAAGCTACAACGCCCGAGCACCCCGCTGCGTGCAACCCCGGAGCCGTTGAGCCCCTACCGGCCCCCGGCTTTGCGGGGGGTTGACATAACGGGGCCTCTAGGTATAAGCTCTTTTTTGCCGCCCGCGAGGCGGCGCGAACCATGACAGCGGAATAGGCGATAAGGAGCGTTAAAGCGGAGGGGTGTGTTGATGCACTCTGATGCGCGTTCTTAGGAGAAGGTCTAGGGGTTAAGTTACTAAGGGCACACGGTGGATGCCTAGGCAGTCGAACCGAAGAAGGACGTGGCTACCTGCGAAAAGCCTCGGGGAGTTGGAAGCAAGCGGTGATCCGGGGATATCCGAATGGGGAAACCCAGCAGAGCGAACCTCTGCTACCCATACCTGAACACATAGGGTATGAGGAGGGAACCCAGGGAACTGAAACATCTAAGTACCTGGAGGAGAGGAAAGAAAACTCGATTCCGTGAGTAGTGGCGAACGAAAGCGGAGGAGCCCAAACCGAGGTCTACGGGCCTTGGGGTTGTAGGACCAGCTCATTAGACCCGAGTGTTTAGCCGAAGCGTACTGGAAAGGCGCACCATAGAGGGTGAGAGTCCTGTAGGCGAAAGGCACGGAGGCGAGGCTGGCACCTGAGTAGCTCAGGCCACGCGAAATCCTGAGTGAATCTGCGGGGACCACCCCGCAAGGCTAAATATTCCGACTGACCGATAGCGAACCAGTACCGTGAGGGAAAGGTGAAAAGCACCCCGTGAGGGGAGTGAAAGAGTCCCTGAAACCGTGTGCTTACAAGCAGTCACGGCACCATAGGTGTGTTGTGGCGTGCCTCTTGAAGCATGATCCTGCGACTTACTGTGTGTGCCGAGTTTAAGCCGTGAGGCGAAGGCGAAGCGAAAGCGAGTCTGAAGAGGGCGAATAGGCGCACGTAGTAGACCCGAAACCAGATGAGCTAGCCATGGCCAGGATGAAGCTCTCGTAACGGGGAGTGGAGGTCCGAACCCGTTGAGGTTGAAAACTCTTGGGATGAGCTGTGGTTAGGAGTGAAAAGCTAACCGAATCTGGAGATAGCTGGTTCTCCCCGAAATAGCTTTAGGGCTAGCCTCGGGGGATAAGCAGTGGCTGTAAAGCACTGATTGGGCTAGGGGGCTTACCCGCTTACCAAACCCTGTCAAACTCTGAAGGCTACTGTTCGAGACCCCGGGAGTCAGTCTGCGTGAGCTAACTTTCGCAGACGAGAGGAAAACAACCCAGACCGCCAGCTAAGGTCCCGAAGTCAGCGCTAAGTGGAGAAGGATGTGAAGACGCCGAGACAGCTAGGAGGTTGGCTTAGAAGCAGCCATTCCTTTAAAGAGTGCGTAATAGCTCACTAGTCGAGTGTCTTTGCGCCGAAGATGATCGGGGCTAAGCGCTGCACCGAAGCTGCGGCATTGTTGGAGGTATGATCTGTCAATTGACAGATGATATTTGCCACCGATGGGTAGGGGAGCGTTCCGTAGGCTGTTGAAGCGTGACCGGAAGGACACGTGGAGGCATCGGAAGTGCGAATGCAGGAATGAGTAACGATAAGAAGGGTGAGAATCCCTTCCGCCGAAAGCCCAAGGGTTCCTGAGTAAAGGTCGTCTTCTCAGGGTTAGGCGGGACCTAAGGCGAGGCCGAGAGGCGTAGTCGATGGACAACGGGTTAATAGTCCCGTCCCGCTTTCGTGGAGCGATGGGGTGACGCATTAGGATAGGCCAACCGGAGCAATGGCTAAGCCCGGCGGGCAACGGAGCTTGCAAGGAGAGGCAAATCCGCCTTGCGTGAGAGTGACGTTGTTCGGGAAGCCCCCACGGGGGTGATAACTGGTTGAATCCAGGGTGCCAAGAAAACCCTCTAAGCGAAGAAGCGAGAGCGCCCGTACCGAAAACCGACACAGGTGGGCGAGTGTAAAAGCACTAAGGCGCGCGAGAGAACTCTCTCTAAGGAACTCTGCAAAATGGCCCCGTAACTTCGGGAGAAGGGGTTCCGCGGGTACCGTGAGCGAAGGCTTGCGGGAGGCGGGCACAGGAAATCGGCTCTAGCGACTGTTTACCACAATCACAGCACTCTGCGAACCCGGATAGGGGAGGTATAGGGTGTGACACCTGCCCGGTGCCGGAAGGTTAAGTGGAGGGGTGAGAGCCCTGAAATGAAGCCCCGGTGAACGGCGGCGGTAACTATAACCGTCCTAAGGTAGCGAAATTCCTTGTCAGGTAAGTTCTGACCTGCACGAATGGTGTAACGACTGGAGCGCTGTCTCGGAGAGAGACTCGGTGAAATTGAACTGGCCGTATAGATGCGGCCTACCCGCAGCAGGACGAAAAGACCCCGTGGAGCTTTACTACAGCTTGATATTGGCGTTAGGACCGATCTGTGTAGGATAGGTGGGAGACGTTGAAGCCGGTGCGCCAGCATCGGTGGAGTCGCTGGTGAAATACCACCCTGATGGGTTCGGACGTCTAACCTGCGCCTGTGATCCAGGTGAGGGACAGTGTTAG
This window contains:
- a CDS encoding 5-formyltetrahydrofolate cyclo-ligase, with amino-acid sequence MAQHAGRYVSSAQREKGRLRRWAKGVRAKLETAALSQRVVQHVLAWPTFGAAQHVLIYLAFGGELELGGLLEAAPHKTFYATRTGSDGALTVHPLGAGGELRRHPYGFLQPPPSAPTPPERIDLAFVPGLAFDPQGHRLGYGKGFYDRLLPQLRPGVAIVGVVPEALVVAQLPAERHDRRVTHLATERGLKPVL
- a CDS encoding OsmC family protein; the protein is MATKTTTVYHLVDKRFVGITPEGQRVMIDGETHAQTGMRPMELLLNALGACAAYDIVEMLKKRRLEVRSYHIELTGERPDATPAPYTRIHAKHVFDVPGLDEKTATRFVDLGMNKYCSVAASLNAAISFEVHLQAAEGVRATT
- the ppk1 gene encoding polyphosphate kinase 1, with the protein product MAEPDLSDPKLYFNRELSWLQFNERVLEEAEDEENPLLERLKFLAIFSTNLDEFIMIRYAGLKEQVAAGIVERSFDGLTPAEQLRAVSEALRPLIARHRKVLRQDVLPALEQHGLKLLSVGELAPSDREMVDDYFDRELFPVLTPLAVDSGHPFPRLPNLSFSLLVELFDPDRGEAKTAVVQVPSVLPRFLRLPPLDDGDRTFRFVLSEEVIRSKVTALFPGYEVRATYDFRLTRDADFEIAEDEADDLLQVIEDEVRKRRWGEAVRLEITARMPEHWADFLRTTLKLSENDVYRVDNHLNVGDFMELTQLDLPELRYPPFNTRLPTEYRGRSDVFAIVRQQDVLIHHPFHSFDAVLNMIEQAADDPDVLAIKQTLYRVGGRSPVVAALARASGNGKLVTALVELKARFDEENNIVWARELERAGVHVVYGFAGLKTHCKALLIVRREGSEIRRYVHLGTGNYNPGTSTVYTDFALLSCDPELGADVSELFNYLTGFSKQRSWRKLWVAPATLRGELAAAIEREEAHARAGGEGRIIAKMNSLVDPRVIRALYRASQAGVQCDLIVRGICCLRPGVEGVSETIRVRSIVGRFLEHSRAFYFANGGDERLYLGSADWMQRNLTRRVEAVFPVEDPAVKKKVMQVLDLCLRDNVKARELQPDGTYVRAKRKAGQRRLDAQERLLEISARRAALMGGR
- a CDS encoding methylglyoxal synthase translates to MKSVALIAHDKKKLDLAIFAKDHAEVLRRFPLIATSTTGGVLERKAQLKVEKLLSGPQGGDLQVGARIAADEVIAVIFFRDPLTAQPHEPDVSALMRICDVHEVPLATNLGTAEAIMAWLERQLGEEERRAERHEGEKEAR